The proteins below are encoded in one region of Gadus macrocephalus chromosome 14, ASM3116895v1:
- the traf6 gene encoding TNF receptor-associated factor 6 isoform X1, translating to MGSTNVNGLNQCEWAVPICFEYQYETDFPSVTSGGSGNKKENFSCEVRVYGNALTWSDKLELGGGEMAAFYESEQDSLEAERGGCGGELSSCAMAMLEKERESLLSPSESSGTLFGSTPTSLLTAAPLQGYDVEFDPPLESKYECPICLMALRNAIQTPCGHRFCKHCIQKSIRDTGQRCPVDNEMLSEEQLFPDNFAKREILSLTVRCPNAGCKHKMELRHLETHVGQCPFATLLCPHCQQAVLKSSLEEHATLQCLRRLVSCPDCVASFVYEEQQLHELQCPFANVKCQYCGLELIRDQMESHCDTDCPKAPIACTFSTFGCQERMQRHNLAQHTQEFTQMHMRYMAEFVRSMSLGETAPKSLWLPGASCSSSEDQGAAGPPPGPCGPRGSSMWSGASGAASCQSSEVSQTLREMDGRLVTQDHQLRELVIGKETQGGQLAELRRRVAVLEETVKELEAQQCQGIFVWRLRGFSALLRNQEQGVPVVEHSPCFYTGRPGYKLCLRLHLQAPNAPRCSNFISLFVHTMQGVYDAQLSWPFQGTIRLAVLDQGAEGQHHMEEMDTKPDLQAFQRPTIPRNPKGFGYVTFLHLNQLQQRAYVKDDTLMVRCEVGLRFDAVLRREGAAMTPRGPEDPPGPRDV from the exons ATGGGCAGTACCAATGTGAATGGGCTGAACCAATGTGAATGGGCTGTACCAATATGTTTTGAGTACCAATATGAAACGGACTTCCCCTCCGTGACGTCCGGAGGATCaggaaacaaaaaagaaaacttCTCCTGTGAGGTGAGAGTTTACGGAAACGCGTTAACGTGGAGCGATAAACTGgagttaggaggaggagag ATGGCTGCGTTCTACGAGAGTGAGCAGGACAGCCTGGAGGCGGagcgcggcggctgcggcggggAGCTGTCCAGCTGTGCGATGGccatgctggagaaggagcgggAGTCGCTGCTCAGCCCGTCCGAGAGCTCGGGGACGCTGTTCGGGAGCACGCCCACCTCCCTGCTGACCGCCGCCCCCCTGCAGGGCTACGACGTGGAGTTCGACCCCCCCCTCGAGAGCAAATACGAGTGCCCCATCTGCCTCATGGCACTGCGCAACGCCATCCAGACGCCCTGCGGACACCGCTTCTGCAAGCACTGCATCCAGAAGTCCATCCG cgacACCGGCCAGCGCTGTCCCGTGGACAACGAGATGCTCTCAGAGGAGCAGCTCTTTCCTGATAACTTTGCCAAAAGGGAGATCCTGTCCCTCACGGTTCGCTGTCCCAACGCCGGCTGCAAACACAAGATGGAGCTCAGGCATCTGGAG ACCCACGTGGGCCAGTGTCCCTTCGCCACCCTGCTGTGCCCCCACTGCCAGCAGGCGGTGCTGAAGAGCAGCTTGGAGGAGCACGCCACCCTGCAGTGCCTCCGCCGCCTGGTCTCCTGCCCTGACTGCGTGGCCAGCTTCGTCTACGAGGAGCAGCAG CTTCATGAGCTGCAGTGTCCATTCGCCAACGTGAAGTGCCAGTACTGTGGGCTGGAGCTCATCAGGGACCAG ATGGAGTCTCACTGTGACACCGACTGCCCCAAAGCGCCCATCGCCTGCACCTTCAGCACCTTCGGCTGCCAGGAGCGG ATGCAGCGGCACAACCTGGCGCAGCACACGCAGGAGTTCACCCAGATGCACATGCGCTACATGGCCGAGTTTGTGCGCAGCATGAGCCTGGGCGAGACCGCGCCCAAATCGCTGTGGCTGCCGGGGGCGTCCTGCTCGTCCTCAGAGGACCAGGGGGCGGCGgggccccccccgggcccctgcGGCCCCCGGGGGTCCTCCATGTGGAGCGGGGCCAGCGGCGCCGCCTCCTGCCAGAGCAGCGAGGTCAGCCAGACGCTCCGGGAGATGGACGGACGCCTGGTGACACAGGACCACCAGCTGAGAGAGCTGGTCATCGGGAAGGAGACGCAG GGCGGGCAGCTGGCGGAGCTGCGTCGGCGGGTGGccgtgctggaggagacggtgaaGGAGCTGGAGGCGCAGCAGTGCCAGGGGATCTTCGTGTGGCGGCTGCGGGGGTTCTCGGCGCTGCTGCGGAACCAGGAGCAGGGGGTGCCGGTGGTGGAACACAGCCCCTGCTTCTACACGGGCCGGCCCGGCTACAAGCTCTGCCTCAGGCTGCACCTGCAGGCGCCCAACGCCCCACGCTGCTCCAACTTCATCTCCCTGTTCGTGCACACCATGCAGGGGGTGTACGACGCCCAGCTGAGCTGGCCCTTCCAGGGCACCATCCGGCTGGCGGTGCTGGACCAGGGCGCCGAGGGCCAGCACCACATGGAGGAGATGGACACCAAGCCCGACCTGCAGGCCTTCCAGAGGCCCACCATCCCGCGCAACCCCAAGGGCTTCGGCTACGTCACCTTCCTGCACCTCAACCAGCTGCAGCAGCGCGCCTACGTCAAGGACGACACCCTGATGGTGCGCTGCGAGGTCGGGCTGCGCTTCGACGCCGTGCTGCGCCGCGAGGGCGCCGCCATGaccccccggggccccgaggaccccccggggccccgggacGTCTAG
- the traf6 gene encoding TNF receptor-associated factor 6 isoform X2, with product MGSTNVNGLNQCEWAVPICFEYQYETDFPSVTSGGSGNKKENFSCEMAAFYESEQDSLEAERGGCGGELSSCAMAMLEKERESLLSPSESSGTLFGSTPTSLLTAAPLQGYDVEFDPPLESKYECPICLMALRNAIQTPCGHRFCKHCIQKSIRDTGQRCPVDNEMLSEEQLFPDNFAKREILSLTVRCPNAGCKHKMELRHLETHVGQCPFATLLCPHCQQAVLKSSLEEHATLQCLRRLVSCPDCVASFVYEEQQLHELQCPFANVKCQYCGLELIRDQMESHCDTDCPKAPIACTFSTFGCQERMQRHNLAQHTQEFTQMHMRYMAEFVRSMSLGETAPKSLWLPGASCSSSEDQGAAGPPPGPCGPRGSSMWSGASGAASCQSSEVSQTLREMDGRLVTQDHQLRELVIGKETQGGQLAELRRRVAVLEETVKELEAQQCQGIFVWRLRGFSALLRNQEQGVPVVEHSPCFYTGRPGYKLCLRLHLQAPNAPRCSNFISLFVHTMQGVYDAQLSWPFQGTIRLAVLDQGAEGQHHMEEMDTKPDLQAFQRPTIPRNPKGFGYVTFLHLNQLQQRAYVKDDTLMVRCEVGLRFDAVLRREGAAMTPRGPEDPPGPRDV from the exons ATGGGCAGTACCAATGTGAATGGGCTGAACCAATGTGAATGGGCTGTACCAATATGTTTTGAGTACCAATATGAAACGGACTTCCCCTCCGTGACGTCCGGAGGATCaggaaacaaaaaagaaaacttCTCCTGTGAG ATGGCTGCGTTCTACGAGAGTGAGCAGGACAGCCTGGAGGCGGagcgcggcggctgcggcggggAGCTGTCCAGCTGTGCGATGGccatgctggagaaggagcgggAGTCGCTGCTCAGCCCGTCCGAGAGCTCGGGGACGCTGTTCGGGAGCACGCCCACCTCCCTGCTGACCGCCGCCCCCCTGCAGGGCTACGACGTGGAGTTCGACCCCCCCCTCGAGAGCAAATACGAGTGCCCCATCTGCCTCATGGCACTGCGCAACGCCATCCAGACGCCCTGCGGACACCGCTTCTGCAAGCACTGCATCCAGAAGTCCATCCG cgacACCGGCCAGCGCTGTCCCGTGGACAACGAGATGCTCTCAGAGGAGCAGCTCTTTCCTGATAACTTTGCCAAAAGGGAGATCCTGTCCCTCACGGTTCGCTGTCCCAACGCCGGCTGCAAACACAAGATGGAGCTCAGGCATCTGGAG ACCCACGTGGGCCAGTGTCCCTTCGCCACCCTGCTGTGCCCCCACTGCCAGCAGGCGGTGCTGAAGAGCAGCTTGGAGGAGCACGCCACCCTGCAGTGCCTCCGCCGCCTGGTCTCCTGCCCTGACTGCGTGGCCAGCTTCGTCTACGAGGAGCAGCAG CTTCATGAGCTGCAGTGTCCATTCGCCAACGTGAAGTGCCAGTACTGTGGGCTGGAGCTCATCAGGGACCAG ATGGAGTCTCACTGTGACACCGACTGCCCCAAAGCGCCCATCGCCTGCACCTTCAGCACCTTCGGCTGCCAGGAGCGG ATGCAGCGGCACAACCTGGCGCAGCACACGCAGGAGTTCACCCAGATGCACATGCGCTACATGGCCGAGTTTGTGCGCAGCATGAGCCTGGGCGAGACCGCGCCCAAATCGCTGTGGCTGCCGGGGGCGTCCTGCTCGTCCTCAGAGGACCAGGGGGCGGCGgggccccccccgggcccctgcGGCCCCCGGGGGTCCTCCATGTGGAGCGGGGCCAGCGGCGCCGCCTCCTGCCAGAGCAGCGAGGTCAGCCAGACGCTCCGGGAGATGGACGGACGCCTGGTGACACAGGACCACCAGCTGAGAGAGCTGGTCATCGGGAAGGAGACGCAG GGCGGGCAGCTGGCGGAGCTGCGTCGGCGGGTGGccgtgctggaggagacggtgaaGGAGCTGGAGGCGCAGCAGTGCCAGGGGATCTTCGTGTGGCGGCTGCGGGGGTTCTCGGCGCTGCTGCGGAACCAGGAGCAGGGGGTGCCGGTGGTGGAACACAGCCCCTGCTTCTACACGGGCCGGCCCGGCTACAAGCTCTGCCTCAGGCTGCACCTGCAGGCGCCCAACGCCCCACGCTGCTCCAACTTCATCTCCCTGTTCGTGCACACCATGCAGGGGGTGTACGACGCCCAGCTGAGCTGGCCCTTCCAGGGCACCATCCGGCTGGCGGTGCTGGACCAGGGCGCCGAGGGCCAGCACCACATGGAGGAGATGGACACCAAGCCCGACCTGCAGGCCTTCCAGAGGCCCACCATCCCGCGCAACCCCAAGGGCTTCGGCTACGTCACCTTCCTGCACCTCAACCAGCTGCAGCAGCGCGCCTACGTCAAGGACGACACCCTGATGGTGCGCTGCGAGGTCGGGCTGCGCTTCGACGCCGTGCTGCGCCGCGAGGGCGCCGCCATGaccccccggggccccgaggaccccccggggccccgggacGTCTAG
- the traf6 gene encoding TNF receptor-associated factor 6 isoform X3 codes for MAAFYESEQDSLEAERGGCGGELSSCAMAMLEKERESLLSPSESSGTLFGSTPTSLLTAAPLQGYDVEFDPPLESKYECPICLMALRNAIQTPCGHRFCKHCIQKSIRDTGQRCPVDNEMLSEEQLFPDNFAKREILSLTVRCPNAGCKHKMELRHLETHVGQCPFATLLCPHCQQAVLKSSLEEHATLQCLRRLVSCPDCVASFVYEEQQLHELQCPFANVKCQYCGLELIRDQMESHCDTDCPKAPIACTFSTFGCQERMQRHNLAQHTQEFTQMHMRYMAEFVRSMSLGETAPKSLWLPGASCSSSEDQGAAGPPPGPCGPRGSSMWSGASGAASCQSSEVSQTLREMDGRLVTQDHQLRELVIGKETQGGQLAELRRRVAVLEETVKELEAQQCQGIFVWRLRGFSALLRNQEQGVPVVEHSPCFYTGRPGYKLCLRLHLQAPNAPRCSNFISLFVHTMQGVYDAQLSWPFQGTIRLAVLDQGAEGQHHMEEMDTKPDLQAFQRPTIPRNPKGFGYVTFLHLNQLQQRAYVKDDTLMVRCEVGLRFDAVLRREGAAMTPRGPEDPPGPRDV; via the exons ATGGCTGCGTTCTACGAGAGTGAGCAGGACAGCCTGGAGGCGGagcgcggcggctgcggcggggAGCTGTCCAGCTGTGCGATGGccatgctggagaaggagcgggAGTCGCTGCTCAGCCCGTCCGAGAGCTCGGGGACGCTGTTCGGGAGCACGCCCACCTCCCTGCTGACCGCCGCCCCCCTGCAGGGCTACGACGTGGAGTTCGACCCCCCCCTCGAGAGCAAATACGAGTGCCCCATCTGCCTCATGGCACTGCGCAACGCCATCCAGACGCCCTGCGGACACCGCTTCTGCAAGCACTGCATCCAGAAGTCCATCCG cgacACCGGCCAGCGCTGTCCCGTGGACAACGAGATGCTCTCAGAGGAGCAGCTCTTTCCTGATAACTTTGCCAAAAGGGAGATCCTGTCCCTCACGGTTCGCTGTCCCAACGCCGGCTGCAAACACAAGATGGAGCTCAGGCATCTGGAG ACCCACGTGGGCCAGTGTCCCTTCGCCACCCTGCTGTGCCCCCACTGCCAGCAGGCGGTGCTGAAGAGCAGCTTGGAGGAGCACGCCACCCTGCAGTGCCTCCGCCGCCTGGTCTCCTGCCCTGACTGCGTGGCCAGCTTCGTCTACGAGGAGCAGCAG CTTCATGAGCTGCAGTGTCCATTCGCCAACGTGAAGTGCCAGTACTGTGGGCTGGAGCTCATCAGGGACCAG ATGGAGTCTCACTGTGACACCGACTGCCCCAAAGCGCCCATCGCCTGCACCTTCAGCACCTTCGGCTGCCAGGAGCGG ATGCAGCGGCACAACCTGGCGCAGCACACGCAGGAGTTCACCCAGATGCACATGCGCTACATGGCCGAGTTTGTGCGCAGCATGAGCCTGGGCGAGACCGCGCCCAAATCGCTGTGGCTGCCGGGGGCGTCCTGCTCGTCCTCAGAGGACCAGGGGGCGGCGgggccccccccgggcccctgcGGCCCCCGGGGGTCCTCCATGTGGAGCGGGGCCAGCGGCGCCGCCTCCTGCCAGAGCAGCGAGGTCAGCCAGACGCTCCGGGAGATGGACGGACGCCTGGTGACACAGGACCACCAGCTGAGAGAGCTGGTCATCGGGAAGGAGACGCAG GGCGGGCAGCTGGCGGAGCTGCGTCGGCGGGTGGccgtgctggaggagacggtgaaGGAGCTGGAGGCGCAGCAGTGCCAGGGGATCTTCGTGTGGCGGCTGCGGGGGTTCTCGGCGCTGCTGCGGAACCAGGAGCAGGGGGTGCCGGTGGTGGAACACAGCCCCTGCTTCTACACGGGCCGGCCCGGCTACAAGCTCTGCCTCAGGCTGCACCTGCAGGCGCCCAACGCCCCACGCTGCTCCAACTTCATCTCCCTGTTCGTGCACACCATGCAGGGGGTGTACGACGCCCAGCTGAGCTGGCCCTTCCAGGGCACCATCCGGCTGGCGGTGCTGGACCAGGGCGCCGAGGGCCAGCACCACATGGAGGAGATGGACACCAAGCCCGACCTGCAGGCCTTCCAGAGGCCCACCATCCCGCGCAACCCCAAGGGCTTCGGCTACGTCACCTTCCTGCACCTCAACCAGCTGCAGCAGCGCGCCTACGTCAAGGACGACACCCTGATGGTGCGCTGCGAGGTCGGGCTGCGCTTCGACGCCGTGCTGCGCCGCGAGGGCGCCGCCATGaccccccggggccccgaggaccccccggggccccgggacGTCTAG